Proteins encoded within one genomic window of Cucumis sativus cultivar 9930 chromosome 3, Cucumber_9930_V3, whole genome shotgun sequence:
- the LOC101223020 gene encoding protein NRT1/ PTR FAMILY 5.6 yields the protein MKTNNQLEKIKRDQLSEEDDQIWVYDSSVDHKGNLPLRASTGVWKSSLFIIAIEFSERLSYFGIATSLVIYLTKVIHEDLKTAARNVNYWTGVTTLMPLFGGFLADAYLGRFSTVLISTVIYLLGLSLLTLSTLVPSLKPCGGETCEEPRKVHEILFFTAIYLISIGTGGHKPSLESFGADQFDDDHPEERKQKMSFFNWWNSGLCAGVIFGVTLIVYVQEHVGWGMGGVILTSVMAISLAIFLLGRPVYRFRAPLGSPLTPLLQVIVAAFRNRKLGYPPNSSQLHEVQSGDKFQGRLLSHTKNLKFLDKAAIVDERDNSEEKQGAWRLSTVTRVEELKLVLNMIPIWITSLPFGICVAQASTFFVKQCGTLDRKIGNNFVIPASSMFCLSAIGMIISVAIYDKLLVPLLRKITGNERGISILQRIGIGMVFSFTTMVVSALVERKRLDHTTHPMNVFWLAPQFFIIGIGDGFALVGLQEYFYDQVPDSMRSLGIAFYLSVNGAANFFSSFLITIVDQITKKSSGKSWFGDDLNSSRLDNFYWLIAGIVAVDLCVYVFLARRYTYKSVQKTTVADCHDVKGRDVSSAV from the exons atgaaaacaaataatcaGTTGGAAAAGATCAAAAGAGATCAATTATcagaagaagatgatcaaaTTTGGGTTTATGATTCTTCTGTTGATCATAAAGGAAACCTTCCCCTTCGTGCTTCCACCGGCGTTTGGAAATCTTCCCTCTTCATCATCG CTATTGAGTTCAGTGAGAGGTTGAGTTACTTTGGAATAGCAACAAGTTTGGTGATATATCTTACAAAAGTCATACATGAAGATCTTAAAACAGCAGCAAGAAATGTGAATTATTGGACAGGTGTCACCACTTTAATGCCTTTGTTTGGTGGTTTCTTAGCCGATGCTTATTTGGGTCGTTTCTCCACTGTCCTCATTTCCACTGTCATTTATCTTTTG GGGTTATCTTTGCTTACATTGTCAACTTTGGTACCAAGTTTAAAGCCATGCGGTGGTGAAACATGTGAGGAGCCCAGAAAAGTACATGAAATTCTATTCTTCACAGCAATTTACTTGATCTCCATAGGAACTGGAGGCCACAAACCATCTCTGGAGAGTTTTGGGGCCGACCAATTTGACGACGACCACCCcgaagaaagaaagcaaaagatGTCGTTTTTCAATTGGTGGAACTCTGGTCTTTGCGCTGGTGTTATCTTTGGAGTGACTTTAATTGTGTACGTTCAAGAACATGTGGGATGGGGAATGGGTGGCGTGATTCTCACTTCGGTTATGGCTATTTCTCTTGCAATATTCCTTCTTGGAAGGCCAGTTTATAGGTTCAGGGCACCATTAGGAAGCCCTTTAACTCCTCTGCTTCAAGTTATTGTTGCTGCTTTTAGGAACAGGAAATTGGGTTACCCTCCAAATTCTTCTCAACTTCATGAAGTTCAAAGTGGTGATAAGTTTCAGGGGAGGCTCTTGTCCCATACCAAGAATCTCAA ATTTTTGGACAAAGCTGCGATTGTTGATGAGAGAGATAATTCAGAAGAGAAACAAGGAGCATGGAGGCTTTCAACTGTTACAAGAGTGGAGGAATTAAAGCTCGTCCTAAATATGATCCCAATTTGGATTACTTCTTTACCATTTGGAATCTGTGTTGCACAAGCATCCACATTCTTCGTTAAACAATGTGGAACACTCGACAGAAAAATTGGAAACAACTTTGTTATCCCTGCATCCTCCATGTTCTGTTTGTCCGCCATAGGCATGATCATCTCTGTCGCCATCTACGACAAGCTCCTCGTTCCACTCCTACGAAAAATCACAGGCAACGAACGAGGCATTTCCATCCTCCAAAGGATAGGAATTGGAATGGTTTTCTCTTTCACCACCATGGTCGTCTCTGCCCTTGTCGAGCGAAAGCGACTTGACCATACCACCCATCCAATGAACGTCTTTTGGTTGGCCCCCCagttttttataattggaATTGGAGATGGATTTGCTCTTGTGGGACTACAAGAGTACTTTTATGATCAAGTTCCTGATTCTATGAGAAGCCTTGGGATAGCGTTTTATCTAAGTGTCAATGGTGCggcaaatttttttagtagtttCCTCATAACAATTGTGGATCAGATCACTAAGAAGAGTAGTGGCAAGAGTTGGTTTGGGGATGATTTGAATAGCAGCCGTTTAGATAATTTCTATTGGCTAATTGCAGGAATTGTGGCTGTTGATCTGTGTGTTTATGTGTTCTTGGCGCGTCGTTATACATATAAGTCTGTGCAGAAAACCACGGTGGCTGATTGCCACGACGTCAAGGGTCGAGACGTTAGTTCAGCAGTTTGA
- the LOC101220893 gene encoding aldehyde oxidase GLOX produces MTLFTLSSSMDFPLSLSFLLLLFSFFILNTRADLPGTWELLIPNAGIASMHTAVTRFNTVVLLDRTNIGPTRKMLRKGHCRNDRYDAILKHDCYAHSVLLDLQTNQIRPLTILTDTWCSSGQFLPDGTLLHTGGDIDGLRKFRKFQPCEPNGACDWIELSEPELADGRWYATNQILPDGSVIIVGGRGANTVEYYPPRKNGAVNFPFLRDVEDGQMDNLYPYVHLLPNGHLFIFANNRAVLYDHQTNQVVRDYPPLDGGPRNYPSAGSSVMLALQGDHSNAVIVICGGAQYGAFIQRSTDTPAHGSCGRIEATGLNPVWELEDMPFGRIMGDMVMLPTGDVVIINGAQAGTQGFEQASNPCLHPVLYRPDQPVGLRFMTLNPGNVPRMYHSTANLLPDGRILVAGSNPHFFYKFEAEFPTELRIEAFSPEYLSAEKANIRPKIETIPETISYGGVFDVLVSVELPVVGIVEVNLGSAPFATHSFSQGQRLVKLAVTASIPNGDGQYRVGCTAPANGMVAPPGYYMAFAVNQGVPSVARWIHLSP; encoded by the coding sequence ATGACACTTTTCACTCTCTCTTCTTCCATGGATTTTCCTCTATCtctctcctttcttcttcttctttttagtttcttcattCTCAATACACGTGCTGACCTCCCCGGCACGTGGGAACTTCTCATTCCCAACGCCGGTATCGCCTCCATGCACACCGCCGTCACTAGGTTCAACACCGTCGTTCTCTTAGATCGGACTAACATCGGCCCAACTCGCAAAATGCTCCGCAAAGGCCATTGTCGCAATGACCGCTACGACGCTATTCTCAAGCACGATTGCTACGCCCATTCCGTCCTCCTCGACCTTCAAACCAACCAAATCCGTCCTCTAACTATCCTTACAGACACATGGTGCTCCTCCGGCCAATTCCTCCCCGACGGCACTCTCTTGCACACCGGCGGCGATATCGACGGCCTCAGAAAATTCCGGAAGTTTCAACCCTGCGAACCAAATGGCGCTTGTGATTGGATTGAGCTTTCGGAACCGGAATTAGCCGATGGGAGATGGTACGCTACCAATCAGATTTTACCGGATGGCTCTGTCATAATCGTCGGCGGCAGGGGAGCCAATACGGTCGAGTATTATCCTCCGAGGAAAAATGGGGCGGTGAATTTCCCTTTTTTGCGTGACGTGGAGGACGGTCAGATGGATAATTTATACCCTTatgttcatcttcttccaaatGGGCATCTCTTCATCTTCGCAAATAACAGAGCAGTTTTGTACGATCACCAGACTAATCAAGTGGTGAGGGATTATCCACCGTTGGATGGTGGGCCTAGGAATTACCCATCCGCTGGATCCTCGGTTATGCTCGCTCTCCAAGGGGATCATTCAAATGCCGTGATCGTGATTTGCGGAGGAGCTCAATACGGCGCGTTTATCCAGAGAAGCACCGACACTCCGGCTCACGGAAGCTGCGGAAGAATCGAAGCAACCGGTTTGAACCCAGTTTGGGAATTGGAGGATATGCCATTTGGAAGAATCATGGGGGATATGGTGATGCTTCCCACCGGCGATGTGGTGATTATCAATGGAGCGCAAGCCGGTACTCAAGGGTTCGAACAGGCTTCGAACCCTTGCTTGCATCCGGTTCTGTATCGACCCGATCAACCGGTCGGGTTGCGGTTCATGACTTTGAACCCCGGAAACGTTCCCAGAATGTACCACTCTACAGCCAATCTACTTCCCGATGGAAGGATTTTGGTTGCCGGCAGTAATCCTCATTTCTTCTATAAATTCGAAGCGGAATTTCCGACAGAGTTAAGAATTGAAGCGTTCTCGCCGGAATATTTATCGGCAGAGAAAGCCAATATCCGACCGAAGATTGAAACAATTCCGGAAACGATAAGTTACGGGGGCGTTTTCGACGTATTGGTGTCGGTTGAACTACCGGTAGTGGGAATTGTGGAAGTGAATTTAGGTAGTGCGCCGTTTGCTACACATTCTTTTTCTCAAGGTCAACGGTTAGTGAAATTAGCCGTCACGGCGAGCATCCCCAACGGCGATGGGCAGTACCGTGTCGGTTGTACAGCTCCTGCAAATGGAATGGTGGCTCCACCAGGTTATTACATGGCGTTTGCGGTCAATCAAGGCGTGCCAAGTGTCGCTCGCTGGATTCATCTCTCTCcctaa